The genomic window ATCTACCAATAATAGAATCTAGCTCAATATCTCCACATTTTTCAGGATGATAACCAGCGTCAACCACAATCGCATTGTCTTTTATCCAATCTCCTTTAATGAATTTTGGTATTCCCAATGCGCCAATAACAATGTCTGCTTTATTAATCTCATCTGAAAGATTTAATGTTTTTGAATGGCACACAGTTACTGTGCAGTTTTTATTTAAAAGCATCATTGCCATAGGTTTGCCTAAAATTGGACTTCTTCCAACCACAACGGCTAATTTACCTTCGAGTTCAATTTTATATTCTTCTAAAAGTCTCATAATTCCATATGGCGTGCATGATCCAAACGCATTTTCTTGCATACTCATTTTTCCAAATCCAAGACTCGTTACGCCATCAACGTCTTTATGAACATCAATGGAATCAAAACATTTTCTCTCGTTTATGTGTTTAGGAACTGGATGTTGAAGGAGAATTCCATGAACATCTTTATTTTTATTTAGTTTTTCTATCTCAGTTATTAGATCGTCTGTTGATGTATTTTCTGGAAGTTCAATTTTTAAAGATTCCATGCCA from SAR86 cluster bacterium includes these protein-coding regions:
- the folD gene encoding bifunctional methylenetetrahydrofolate dehydrogenase/methenyltetrahydrofolate cyclohydrolase FolD is translated as MIMTIVLDGKKLSEKSEEDLKRRVSVIKKSTGSTPILATILVGDNPASATYVKMKGNACQRVGMESLKIELPENTSTDDLITEIEKLNKNKDVHGILLQHPVPKHINERKCFDSIDVHKDVDGVTSLGFGKMSMQENAFGSCTPYGIMRLLEEYKIELEGKLAVVVGRSPILGKPMAMMLLNKNCTVTVCHSKTLNLSDEINKADIVIGALGIPKFIKGDWIKDNAIVVDAGYHPEKCGDIELDSIIGRCKAYTPVPGGVGPMTINTLILQTIESCETTLK